The Stomoxys calcitrans chromosome 3, idStoCalc2.1, whole genome shotgun sequence genome includes a region encoding these proteins:
- the LOC106082761 gene encoding galectin-4 isoform X4, whose translation MSTFYVTLKGTILYQDGEDEPVYQNTSLGELREGISFTVKGRTKKHCERFSINFIIDNTTRDVALHINPRLPQNYIVRNTKVRNAWGREEVASALPFSLRRGAAFSVQILFTKECYMISVNGYHFCKFYHRLPFESVQILEVKGEIEDVAVERLEVQEYPERLPESVPQKVRLGRALRESIALPDVAVDETDRVATEKTEDRIVTQWRVVKTANGDIEYEPKILAVDEIKLPYYGTIPLNSFQLGRALKVEGRVRLLPQSFYINMQSGHSCWPHPVVALHLNPRFTKQTSGAIGRATVIRNSWLNGNWGQEEKSDLETKFLPGKPFSLCIVHANDSFQIYVNHQLLTEYKFRVSPSTIDTIYIQGDIKLFDVALEPYTKSVEV comes from the exons ACTATTCTCTACCAAGACGGCGAAGATGAACCAGTATATCAAAATACATCATTGGGAGAATTACGAGAGGGCATTAGTTTTACGGTGAAAGGACGTACAAAGAAGCATTGTGAAAG ATTTTCCATTAACTTCATTATAGATAATACTACACGCGATGTAGCGCTTCACATAAATCCACGTCTACCTCAGAATTACATTGTCCGCAATACCAAAGTTCGCAATGCTTGGGGCCGTGAAGAGGTAGCCTCGGCTTTGCCCTTCAGCTTGAGACGTGGCGCTGCATTTTCCGTTCAGATCCTCTTCACCAAGGAATGCTACATGATCTCAGTGAATGGCTATCATTTTTGCAAATTCTACCATCGTCTGCCTTTCGAAAGTGTTCAGATCCTTGAGGTCAAGGGTGAAATTGAGGATGTGGCCGTTGAACGTTTAGAAGTGCAGGAATACCCAGAACGTTTACCCGAGTCTGTGCCGCAAAAAGTACGTTTGGGTCGTGCCTTGAGGGAGTCCATAGCACTGCCAGATGTGGCTGTAGATGAAACCGACAGGGTGGCCACAGAAAAGACAGAGGATCGCATTGTAACACAATGGCGTGTGGTCAAGACGGCCAATGGAGACATCGAATATGAACCTAAAATCTTAGCTGTAGATGAAATTAAGCTACCCTACTATGGTACCATACCACTGAACTCATTCCAATTGGGTCGTGCTCTCAAGGTAGAGGGTCGTGTGCGGCTATTGCCGCAATCATTTTACATCAACATGCAGTCGGGTCACAGTTGTTGGCCACATCCCGTAGTGGCCTTGCATTTAAATCCACGTTTCACCAAACAGACTTCGGGAGCGATTGGCCGGGCCACAGTCATACGCAACTCTTGGCTCAATGGCAATTGGGGTCAGGAGGAAAAATCCGATTTGgagacaaagtttctgccaGGCAAACCCTTCAGTTTGTGCATTGTCCATGCCAATGATTCGTTTCAGATATATGTTAACCATCAGCTCTTGACTGAGTATAAGTTTCGTGTTAGTCCCAGTACCATTGACACCATCTACATACAGGGTGATATTAAGCTGTTTGATGTGGCGTTGGAGCCTTATACAAAATCGGTAGAAGTCTAA
- the LOC106082761 gene encoding galectin-4 isoform X3, with amino-acid sequence MSVLNCADILRKAFCCCRSKQKATQNETILYQDGEDEPVYQNTSLGELREGISFTVKGRTKKHCERFSINFIIDNTTRDVALHINPRLPQNYIVRNTKVRNAWGREEVASALPFSLRRGAAFSVQILFTKECYMISVNGYHFCKFYHRLPFESVQILEVKGEIEDVAVERLEVQEYPERLPESVPQKVRLGRALRESIALPDVAVDETDRVATEKTEDRIVTQWRVVKTANGDIEYEPKILAVDEIKLPYYGTIPLNSFQLGRALKVEGRVRLLPQSFYINMQSGHSCWPHPVVALHLNPRFTKQTSGAIGRATVIRNSWLNGNWGQEEKSDLETKFLPGKPFSLCIVHANDSFQIYVNHQLLTEYKFRVSPSTIDTIYIQGDIKLFDVALEPYTKSVEV; translated from the exons ACTATTCTCTACCAAGACGGCGAAGATGAACCAGTATATCAAAATACATCATTGGGAGAATTACGAGAGGGCATTAGTTTTACGGTGAAAGGACGTACAAAGAAGCATTGTGAAAG ATTTTCCATTAACTTCATTATAGATAATACTACACGCGATGTAGCGCTTCACATAAATCCACGTCTACCTCAGAATTACATTGTCCGCAATACCAAAGTTCGCAATGCTTGGGGCCGTGAAGAGGTAGCCTCGGCTTTGCCCTTCAGCTTGAGACGTGGCGCTGCATTTTCCGTTCAGATCCTCTTCACCAAGGAATGCTACATGATCTCAGTGAATGGCTATCATTTTTGCAAATTCTACCATCGTCTGCCTTTCGAAAGTGTTCAGATCCTTGAGGTCAAGGGTGAAATTGAGGATGTGGCCGTTGAACGTTTAGAAGTGCAGGAATACCCAGAACGTTTACCCGAGTCTGTGCCGCAAAAAGTACGTTTGGGTCGTGCCTTGAGGGAGTCCATAGCACTGCCAGATGTGGCTGTAGATGAAACCGACAGGGTGGCCACAGAAAAGACAGAGGATCGCATTGTAACACAATGGCGTGTGGTCAAGACGGCCAATGGAGACATCGAATATGAACCTAAAATCTTAGCTGTAGATGAAATTAAGCTACCCTACTATGGTACCATACCACTGAACTCATTCCAATTGGGTCGTGCTCTCAAGGTAGAGGGTCGTGTGCGGCTATTGCCGCAATCATTTTACATCAACATGCAGTCGGGTCACAGTTGTTGGCCACATCCCGTAGTGGCCTTGCATTTAAATCCACGTTTCACCAAACAGACTTCGGGAGCGATTGGCCGGGCCACAGTCATACGCAACTCTTGGCTCAATGGCAATTGGGGTCAGGAGGAAAAATCCGATTTGgagacaaagtttctgccaGGCAAACCCTTCAGTTTGTGCATTGTCCATGCCAATGATTCGTTTCAGATATATGTTAACCATCAGCTCTTGACTGAGTATAAGTTTCGTGTTAGTCCCAGTACCATTGACACCATCTACATACAGGGTGATATTAAGCTGTTTGATGTGGCGTTGGAGCCTTATACAAAATCGGTAGAAGTCTAA
- the LOC106082761 gene encoding galectin-4 isoform X2 encodes MPCCCCSKRSKFERLPVEDDYYGKPESDNEETILYQDGEDEPVYQNTSLGELREGISFTVKGRTKKHCERFSINFIIDNTTRDVALHINPRLPQNYIVRNTKVRNAWGREEVASALPFSLRRGAAFSVQILFTKECYMISVNGYHFCKFYHRLPFESVQILEVKGEIEDVAVERLEVQEYPERLPESVPQKVRLGRALRESIALPDVAVDETDRVATEKTEDRIVTQWRVVKTANGDIEYEPKILAVDEIKLPYYGTIPLNSFQLGRALKVEGRVRLLPQSFYINMQSGHSCWPHPVVALHLNPRFTKQTSGAIGRATVIRNSWLNGNWGQEEKSDLETKFLPGKPFSLCIVHANDSFQIYVNHQLLTEYKFRVSPSTIDTIYIQGDIKLFDVALEPYTKSVEV; translated from the exons ACTATTCTCTACCAAGACGGCGAAGATGAACCAGTATATCAAAATACATCATTGGGAGAATTACGAGAGGGCATTAGTTTTACGGTGAAAGGACGTACAAAGAAGCATTGTGAAAG ATTTTCCATTAACTTCATTATAGATAATACTACACGCGATGTAGCGCTTCACATAAATCCACGTCTACCTCAGAATTACATTGTCCGCAATACCAAAGTTCGCAATGCTTGGGGCCGTGAAGAGGTAGCCTCGGCTTTGCCCTTCAGCTTGAGACGTGGCGCTGCATTTTCCGTTCAGATCCTCTTCACCAAGGAATGCTACATGATCTCAGTGAATGGCTATCATTTTTGCAAATTCTACCATCGTCTGCCTTTCGAAAGTGTTCAGATCCTTGAGGTCAAGGGTGAAATTGAGGATGTGGCCGTTGAACGTTTAGAAGTGCAGGAATACCCAGAACGTTTACCCGAGTCTGTGCCGCAAAAAGTACGTTTGGGTCGTGCCTTGAGGGAGTCCATAGCACTGCCAGATGTGGCTGTAGATGAAACCGACAGGGTGGCCACAGAAAAGACAGAGGATCGCATTGTAACACAATGGCGTGTGGTCAAGACGGCCAATGGAGACATCGAATATGAACCTAAAATCTTAGCTGTAGATGAAATTAAGCTACCCTACTATGGTACCATACCACTGAACTCATTCCAATTGGGTCGTGCTCTCAAGGTAGAGGGTCGTGTGCGGCTATTGCCGCAATCATTTTACATCAACATGCAGTCGGGTCACAGTTGTTGGCCACATCCCGTAGTGGCCTTGCATTTAAATCCACGTTTCACCAAACAGACTTCGGGAGCGATTGGCCGGGCCACAGTCATACGCAACTCTTGGCTCAATGGCAATTGGGGTCAGGAGGAAAAATCCGATTTGgagacaaagtttctgccaGGCAAACCCTTCAGTTTGTGCATTGTCCATGCCAATGATTCGTTTCAGATATATGTTAACCATCAGCTCTTGACTGAGTATAAGTTTCGTGTTAGTCCCAGTACCATTGACACCATCTACATACAGGGTGATATTAAGCTGTTTGATGTGGCGTTGGAGCCTTATACAAAATCGGTAGAAGTCTAA